A region from the Thauera humireducens genome encodes:
- a CDS encoding amidase, translating to MSERAVAQGRRDFLKTGAALGGAAAVGLGGAMPGTAAAAAATALPLPDYEQWDATEIALRIHRGDVKPSEVLEAAIARAEAYAAINAVTVPHFDMAREAARALDGAAQAEREARPVLSGVPFALKDLGIALKGTVTTNGCAFFKDAVADHDSTLVQRYQAAGLNIFAKLASPEFGQTGTTESRLFGATRNPWDLERSSGGSSGGASAAVAAGVLPVAHASDGGGSIRIPASHCGLFGLKPSRGLIPMGPKSLEGWLGLSAHNVISRSVRDTALLMQLSQGAEAGARTLPPTSDLLAALEQAPRGLKIGLFQTNLFGAGVHAECLEASSKAATLCAGLGHHVEPIDLSALPFLEMAGSMGVVTASGMLYTVREREKAIGREAREDEFEPIDWQSLQKAKSYTAEQILKARSVFDRGGRVLDELFARYDLILSPTTAALPPKLGALSLDQPFEAFARNAVQASAFTSMFNMTGLPAMSVPLHWSAEGLPIGVQFAAPYGGEARLIALAAQLEKAAPWADRRPPRLG from the coding sequence ATGAGCGAGCGGGCGGTGGCGCAGGGGCGTCGTGATTTCCTGAAGACGGGTGCGGCGCTCGGCGGCGCGGCGGCAGTGGGGCTGGGTGGGGCGATGCCGGGTACTGCTGCGGCTGCGGCCGCCACGGCCCTGCCGCTGCCCGACTACGAGCAGTGGGACGCGACCGAGATCGCGCTGCGCATCCACCGCGGCGACGTCAAGCCGAGCGAGGTGCTCGAGGCGGCGATCGCCCGTGCCGAGGCCTATGCGGCGATCAATGCCGTCACCGTGCCGCACTTCGACATGGCGCGCGAGGCGGCGCGCGCGCTCGACGGCGCCGCTCAGGCCGAGCGCGAGGCGCGTCCGGTACTGTCCGGCGTGCCGTTCGCGCTGAAGGACCTCGGCATCGCGCTCAAGGGCACGGTGACCACCAACGGCTGCGCCTTCTTCAAGGACGCCGTCGCCGATCACGACTCCACCCTGGTGCAGCGCTACCAGGCGGCGGGCCTCAACATCTTCGCCAAGCTCGCCTCGCCCGAGTTCGGCCAGACCGGCACCACCGAGTCGCGCCTGTTTGGTGCTACCCGCAACCCGTGGGATCTCGAACGCAGTTCCGGCGGTTCGTCGGGCGGCGCCTCGGCGGCGGTGGCTGCCGGCGTGCTGCCGGTGGCGCATGCCAGCGATGGCGGCGGCTCGATCCGCATTCCGGCTTCGCACTGCGGCCTGTTCGGTCTCAAGCCGAGCCGCGGATTGATCCCGATGGGGCCGAAGTCGCTCGAAGGCTGGCTCGGCCTGTCGGCGCACAACGTGATCAGCCGCAGCGTGCGCGACACCGCGCTGCTGATGCAGCTCAGCCAGGGCGCGGAGGCGGGTGCGCGCACCTTGCCGCCGACCAGCGACCTGCTCGCGGCGCTGGAGCAGGCGCCGCGCGGGCTGAAGATCGGCCTGTTCCAGACCAACCTGTTCGGCGCCGGCGTGCATGCGGAATGCCTGGAAGCGTCCAGCAAGGCCGCCACGCTGTGCGCCGGTCTGGGCCACCACGTCGAGCCGATCGACCTGTCGGCCCTGCCTTTCCTGGAGATGGCGGGCAGCATGGGCGTCGTCACCGCCAGCGGCATGCTCTACACCGTGCGCGAGCGTGAGAAGGCGATCGGCCGCGAGGCGCGCGAGGACGAATTCGAGCCGATCGACTGGCAAAGCCTGCAGAAGGCCAAGTCCTACACTGCCGAGCAGATCCTCAAGGCGCGCAGCGTGTTCGATCGCGGCGGCCGCGTGCTGGACGAACTGTTCGCGCGCTACGACCTCATCCTGTCGCCGACCACCGCGGCCTTGCCGCCGAAGCTGGGGGCGCTCTCGCTCGACCAGCCCTTCGAGGCGTTTGCACGCAATGCGGTTCAGGCCTCGGCGTTTACCTCGATGTTCAACATGACCGGCCTGCCGGCGATGTCGGTGCCGCTGCACTGGAGCGCGGAAGGATTGCCGATCGGCGTGCAGTTCGCCGCGCCCTACGGCGGCGAGGCGCGCCTGATCGCGCTGGCCGCGCAACTGGAGAAGGCCGCGCCGTGGGCGGATCGCCGGCCGCCGCGGCTGGGCTGA
- a CDS encoding SDR family oxidoreductase gives MGICEGRTVIITGAGGGLGRAYALAFAAEGANVVVNDIRKEAADAVVAEIAAAGGKAIANADDITRIETAQQIVDAAVAAFGEVHVVVNNAGILRDRMFISLSEDDWDQVMRVHLKGHFCLANILGKRWRDQAKAGKRIAARIINTSSGAGLQGSVGQSNYSAAKGGIAALTLVQAAELARYGVTANALAPAARTSMTESAMPDVVKAPETGFDAWAAENVAPLVVWLGSELSSHVTGQVFESQGGRISVCDGWRTGPQKDKGARLTPLEAGANVDELMKQAVPAQKVWGT, from the coding sequence ATGGGAATTTGTGAAGGACGCACCGTCATCATCACCGGCGCCGGCGGCGGCCTGGGCCGCGCCTATGCGCTCGCCTTCGCGGCCGAGGGTGCCAACGTGGTGGTCAACGACATCCGCAAGGAAGCGGCCGACGCCGTCGTGGCCGAGATCGCCGCGGCGGGCGGCAAGGCGATCGCCAACGCCGACGACATCACCCGCATCGAGACCGCGCAGCAGATCGTCGACGCCGCCGTGGCGGCCTTCGGCGAGGTGCACGTGGTCGTGAACAACGCCGGCATCCTGCGCGACCGCATGTTCATCAGCCTGTCGGAGGACGACTGGGACCAGGTCATGCGGGTGCACCTGAAGGGCCACTTCTGCCTCGCCAACATCCTCGGCAAGCGCTGGCGCGACCAGGCCAAGGCCGGCAAAAGGATCGCCGCGCGCATCATCAACACCAGCTCCGGCGCCGGCCTGCAGGGCTCGGTCGGGCAGTCGAACTATTCCGCGGCCAAGGGCGGTATTGCCGCGCTGACCCTGGTCCAGGCCGCCGAGCTGGCGCGCTACGGTGTCACCGCCAACGCGCTGGCTCCGGCCGCGCGCACCTCGATGACCGAGAGCGCGATGCCCGACGTGGTCAAGGCGCCCGAGACCGGCTTCGACGCCTGGGCGGCCGAGAACGTGGCCCCGCTGGTGGTGTGGCTGGGCAGCGAGCTGTCCTCGCACGTCACCGGTCAGGTGTTCGAGAGCCAGGGCGGGCGCATCTCGGTGTGCGACGGCTGGCGCACCGGCCCGCAGAAGGACAAGGGCGCGCGCCTGACGCCGCTGGAAGCCGGCGCCAACGTCGATGAGCTGATGAAGCAGGCCGTGCCTGCGCAGAAGGTCTGGGGGACTTGA
- a CDS encoding acetyl-CoA C-acetyltransferase gives MAEAYIVDALRSPTGKRKGGLSHVHAIDLGAHVLKALVERNAIPADEYDDVIFGCVDTIGSQAGDIARTAWLAAGLPLNVPGTTVDRQCGSSQQAVHFAAQAVMSGTQDVVAVGGVQTMTQIPISSAMLAGQPLGFPDPFSGSKGWKARFGDQPVNQFYSAQRIADHWNLSRRDMEVYALESHRRALAAIAEGRFEREIVGLEGVTKDETPRVSTLEKMAELEPVGPEYPSITAAVSSQTCDASAALLVVSEAALKRYNLTPRARIHHLSVMGDDPIWHLTAPIPATRAALNKTGMRMSDIDVVEINEAFASVVMAWQKELDYDPARMNPNGGAIALGHPLGATGARLMTTLLHELERSGGRFGLQTMCEGGGQANVTIIEKL, from the coding sequence ATGGCTGAAGCCTATATCGTCGATGCCCTGCGCAGCCCCACCGGCAAGCGCAAGGGCGGTCTGTCCCACGTGCATGCGATCGACCTCGGCGCGCATGTCCTCAAGGCGCTCGTCGAGCGCAACGCCATTCCCGCCGACGAATACGATGACGTGATCTTCGGCTGCGTCGACACCATCGGCTCGCAGGCGGGCGACATCGCACGTACCGCGTGGCTGGCCGCCGGCCTGCCGCTGAACGTGCCCGGCACTACGGTGGATCGCCAGTGCGGCTCCTCGCAGCAGGCGGTGCACTTCGCCGCGCAGGCGGTGATGAGCGGCACGCAGGACGTGGTCGCGGTCGGCGGCGTGCAGACGATGACGCAGATCCCGATCTCGTCCGCCATGCTCGCCGGCCAGCCGCTCGGCTTTCCCGACCCGTTCTCGGGCAGCAAGGGCTGGAAGGCGCGCTTCGGCGACCAGCCGGTGAACCAGTTTTATTCCGCGCAGCGCATCGCCGACCACTGGAATCTCAGCCGCCGCGACATGGAGGTCTATGCGCTCGAGAGCCACCGCCGGGCGCTCGCCGCCATCGCCGAGGGCCGCTTCGAGCGTGAGATCGTCGGCCTCGAAGGCGTGACGAAGGACGAGACGCCGCGTGTCAGCACGCTCGAGAAGATGGCCGAGCTGGAGCCGGTCGGCCCCGAGTACCCGTCGATCACCGCGGCGGTGTCGAGCCAGACCTGCGACGCTTCGGCCGCGCTGCTGGTGGTGTCCGAAGCCGCGCTCAAGCGCTACAACCTGACGCCGCGCGCGCGCATCCATCACCTGTCGGTGATGGGCGACGACCCGATCTGGCACCTCACCGCGCCGATTCCCGCCACCCGCGCCGCGCTCAATAAGACCGGCATGCGCATGAGCGACATCGATGTGGTCGAGATCAACGAGGCCTTCGCCTCGGTGGTCATGGCCTGGCAGAAGGAGCTGGACTACGACCCTGCGCGCATGAACCCCAACGGCGGCGCGATCGCGCTCGGCCATCCGCTCGGTGCCACCGGCGCGCGCCTGATGACCACGCTGCTGCACGAACTCGAGCGCAGCGGCGGCCGTTTCGGCCTGCAGACCATGTGCGAAGGCGGTGGCCAGGCCAACGTCACCATCATTGAAAAGCTGTAA
- a CDS encoding acyl-CoA dehydrogenase family protein, with amino-acid sequence MDFTFTDDQLTFREAVSRFLMTEAAPEMLREIWETDTGRSPELRKNIAEQGLTALSVPEDCGGLGMDDVAWALMTQELGYYAIPDSLADAAYVAAGLITALPAGTAAREDWLARIAEGSIRIAVGHPVNPLVADANPADLLLLAHGDEVHAVPRGQVEIEPNPSIDLSRRLAGVRWTPSAATRLAGSDDGRRLWAQTLNRGALSTAGQLLGLAQRMLDLSVDYVAQRKQFGKPIGSFQAVKHHLADVATQIEFAKPVLYRAAYALAKGEAGADARVSHAKLACGEAAWLAARHGIQVHGAMGYTWEVDLQMFMKRAWALDAAWGDRGYHKARVADAILADGAALGPGHTFEE; translated from the coding sequence ATGGACTTCACCTTTACCGACGACCAGCTCACCTTCCGCGAGGCGGTGAGCCGCTTCCTGATGACCGAAGCCGCGCCCGAGATGCTGCGCGAGATCTGGGAAACCGACACCGGGCGCTCGCCCGAGCTGCGCAAGAACATCGCCGAGCAGGGCCTCACCGCGCTGTCGGTACCCGAGGACTGCGGCGGCCTGGGCATGGACGATGTCGCCTGGGCGCTGATGACCCAGGAACTGGGCTACTACGCCATCCCGGATTCGCTTGCGGACGCGGCCTACGTGGCTGCCGGACTCATCACGGCGCTGCCGGCCGGCACCGCGGCGCGCGAGGACTGGCTTGCCCGCATCGCCGAGGGCAGCATCCGCATCGCCGTCGGCCATCCGGTCAATCCGCTGGTGGCCGATGCCAATCCGGCTGACCTGCTGCTGCTCGCCCACGGCGACGAGGTGCATGCGGTGCCGCGCGGCCAGGTCGAGATCGAGCCCAATCCCAGCATCGATCTGTCGCGCCGCCTGGCCGGCGTGCGCTGGACGCCATCGGCCGCCACGCGGCTTGCCGGCAGCGATGACGGCCGCAGGCTGTGGGCCCAGACGCTCAACCGTGGCGCGTTGTCCACGGCCGGTCAGCTGCTTGGCCTGGCGCAGCGCATGCTCGACCTGTCGGTCGACTACGTCGCCCAGCGCAAGCAGTTCGGCAAGCCGATCGGCAGTTTCCAGGCCGTCAAGCATCATCTCGCCGACGTGGCGACCCAGATCGAGTTTGCCAAGCCGGTGTTGTACCGCGCCGCCTATGCGCTGGCGAAGGGCGAGGCCGGAGCCGACGCCCGCGTCTCGCACGCCAAGCTCGCCTGCGGCGAGGCCGCCTGGCTGGCCGCGCGCCACGGCATCCAGGTGCATGGCGCGATGGGCTACACCTGGGAAGTCGATCTGCAGATGTTCATGAAGCGCGCCTGGGCGCTGGATGCCGCCTGGGGTGACCGCGGCTACCACAAGGCCCGCGTCGCCGACGCGATCCTGGCCGACGGCGCCGCGCTCGGCCCCGGCCACACTTTCGAGGAATGA
- a CDS encoding acyl-CoA dehydrogenase family protein, giving the protein MDLAYTPRQKAFRQEVRDWLAANLPREPLASYDTREGFEQHREWERKLFDARLSMVIWPEALGGRGCDLIEWLIFEEEYYGAGAPMRVNQNGQLLLGPTLIEFGTEEQKARFLPRMASSEDMWAQGWSEPNAGSDMAAITSKAILSADGTHYVVNGQKTWSTRASFADLLFGLFRSDPASSRHHGLSYLAVPLDAEGVTIRPIQALNGKQAFAEIFFDDVKVPVENRIGDEGQGWHVAMATAGFERGLLLRSPARFQYTARRLVELYKANRAVADRDPSIRDAVIEAWTGTEAYALAAYHTVGRLAKGARIGAEASTNKIYWSELDLKMHETAMRILGPLAELTGDAPAAVEAARWLDGFLFAQAGPIYAGTNEIQRNIIAERMLGLPK; this is encoded by the coding sequence ATGGATCTCGCCTATACCCCCCGGCAGAAAGCCTTCCGCCAGGAAGTGCGCGACTGGCTCGCGGCCAACCTGCCGCGCGAGCCACTGGCCAGCTACGACACCCGCGAGGGCTTCGAGCAGCACCGCGAATGGGAGCGCAAGCTGTTCGACGCGCGCCTGTCGATGGTGATCTGGCCCGAAGCCCTGGGCGGCCGTGGCTGCGACCTCATCGAATGGCTGATCTTCGAGGAGGAGTACTACGGCGCCGGCGCCCCGATGCGGGTGAACCAGAACGGCCAGCTCCTGCTCGGCCCCACGCTGATCGAGTTCGGCACCGAGGAACAGAAGGCGCGTTTCCTGCCGCGCATGGCCTCCAGCGAGGACATGTGGGCGCAGGGCTGGTCCGAGCCCAACGCCGGCTCCGACATGGCGGCGATCACCAGCAAGGCCATCCTGTCCGCCGACGGCACGCATTACGTGGTCAATGGCCAGAAGACCTGGTCGACGCGGGCGAGCTTTGCCGACCTGCTGTTCGGCCTGTTCCGCAGCGATCCGGCTTCCAGCCGCCATCACGGCCTGTCCTACCTGGCGGTGCCGCTCGATGCCGAGGGCGTGACCATCCGCCCGATCCAGGCGCTCAACGGCAAGCAGGCCTTCGCCGAGATCTTCTTCGACGACGTCAAGGTGCCGGTGGAAAACCGGATCGGCGACGAAGGCCAGGGCTGGCACGTGGCGATGGCCACCGCCGGTTTCGAGCGCGGCCTGCTGCTGCGCTCGCCGGCGCGCTTCCAGTACACCGCACGCCGCCTGGTCGAGCTGTACAAGGCGAACCGCGCGGTCGCCGACCGCGATCCCAGCATCCGCGACGCGGTCATCGAGGCCTGGACCGGCACCGAGGCCTACGCGCTCGCCGCCTATCACACCGTTGGCCGTCTGGCGAAAGGCGCCCGCATCGGCGCCGAAGCCAGCACCAACAAGATCTACTGGTCGGAGCTGGACCTGAAGATGCACGAAACCGCGATGCGCATCCTCGGCCCGCTTGCCGAACTGACCGGCGACGCGCCGGCGGCGGTCGAGGCCGCGCGCTGGCTGGACGGCTTCCTGTTCGCGCAGGCCGGACCGATCTACGCCGGTACCAACGAGATCCAGCGCAACATCATCGCCGAGCGCATGCTCGGCCTGCCGAAGTAA